Part of the bacterium genome, ACCATCCCGAACTTCCGCCGGACGTCGTTGAGCTCGGGCCCTTTCATCTCCGTAATGTCGCGGCCGTCGACCATAATCGTCCCGATATCGGGTTTCATCAGGCCTATGATATGCTTCAAGAAGACCGACTTCCCGCAGCCGGACCGGCCTATAATGACCATCGTCTCGGCTTCGTGCACCGCCAGGTTGATGCCGTCCAGGACGAGGTTATCGCCGAACGACTTGTGGACATCGGCGGCCACTATGGCCTCCGGATGGCTTAAAGCGTCGTGGGTCATGGCGAACGGTTCACGCGCGGCTCCGTGCCCGGCGGCGCCGCGGCACTCAGGCCGAGCTCCGACACTACCTCCTCTACGGTTCGACGGTCGCTGTAGGGGACTTCGCTCCCCTTAACCTTTTGGACCTCCTCGTGGCCCTTGCCCAGTACGGCGACTATGGTCGCTTCCTCGGTTCGGGCGGACGAGAGGGCGAAGCGGATCGCCTCGGCGCGGTCCAGGATTACGCGGTAGTCGTCGGGCTCGGCGCCGCCCTCCGCGATTATGCCCGCGGCCACGTCGCGCGCTATGGCCGCCGGCTCCTCGTAGTACGGGTCGTCGGTGGTGACGACGACGTAGTCCGCGTACCGCCGCGCCAACGCGCCCATCACCGGCCTCTTCTCGACGTCGCGGTCGCCGGTGCAGCCGAAGACGGCGACGACGCGGTCGGCGCCCAGGCCGCGAATTTCGGCCAGCGCCTTTTCCATACTATCCGGCGAGTGGGCGTAATCGATTACCACGCGCAGTTTATCGTTTACGTCCACCAGCTCCAGGCGCCCCGGGACGGGCGGCGTCCCGGCTATCCCCTTTTGCGCGACGTCGGCGGCCACGCCCAGCTCGCGCGCTAACGCGAAAGCGGCCGCGCAGTTCAGCACGTCGAAAGACCCGCGCAGTGGCGAGGTTACGGCGACCGTCGCGCCGTCCGGACAACGGAGCGAGAACCGCAGCCCCTGCCAGCCGGACGACGCGTCGGCGGCGCGATAGTCGCTCGCGGCTTCCGCCGCCCCGTACGTCACCTTGCGCCCCGGCAGCGACGCCGCGAGCTTGCGGCCGTGCGCGTCGTCGACGTTTACCACCGCCGGCGCCCCCTCCGCCAACTGCTCGAACAACGACGCCTTGGCCGCGAAGTACGAATCCATGTCGCCGTGGAAGTCGAGGTGGTCGTGGCTGAGGTTGGTGAAGGCCGCCGCGGCGAACGGCGTCCCGGCCACCCGCGACAACGCCAGCGCGTGCGAGGAGACCTCGACCACGGCGACGCCGCAGCCGGCGTCTGCGGCCTCTCGCAACATCGCCTGCAGCTCCGGCGCCTCGGCCGTGG contains:
- a CDS encoding UDP-N-acetylmuramoyl-L-alanyl-D-glutamate--2,6-diaminopimelate ligase; this translates as MKIKEILEELPYREVKGAADPEITTVTHDSRQVTPGSLFVAVKGRRHDGRDFLADALGRGAAAVVVERASADAAAVPQVVVDDARRALAAAAATFYRHPGRELAVVGVTGTNGKTTVAFLLDGIFRAAGYKTALASTVKNVVAGEERPARLTTAEAPELQAMLREAADAGCGVAVVEVSSHALALSRVAGTPFAAAAFTNLSHDHLDFHGDMDSYFAAKASLFEQLAEGAPAVVNVDDAHGRKLAASLPGRKVTYGAAEAASDYRAADASSGWQGLRFSLRCPDGATVAVTSPLRGSFDVLNCAAAFALARELGVAADVAQKGIAGTPPVPGRLELVDVNDKLRVVIDYAHSPDSMEKALAEIRGLGADRVVAVFGCTGDRDVEKRPVMGALARRYADYVVVTTDDPYYEEPAAIARDVAAGIIAEGGAEPDDYRVILDRAEAIRFALSSARTEEATIVAVLGKGHEEVQKVKGSEVPYSDRRTVEEVVSELGLSAAAPPGTEPRVNRSP